A part of Thermodesulfobacteriota bacterium genomic DNA contains:
- a CDS encoding sugar transferase, translating to MKVKRLLDLVLVIPGLLLLAPVLAGIALWIRLDSPGPVLFRQRRVGRGGRPFFVLKFRTMVADAEAKGPRITVGGDPRITSSGRLLRQSKLDELPQLFNVLKGEMSLVGPRPEVPEYVALYPPEVRDEVLSIPPGITDFASIEFRDENTLLAQAADPHRAYVETILPIKLGHYRRYVRERSLTLDLLLLGRTIKAIIPRL from the coding sequence ATGAAGGTCAAGCGACTCCTCGATCTCGTTCTCGTCATTCCGGGCCTGCTGCTGCTGGCGCCGGTGCTGGCTGGTATCGCCCTCTGGATTCGTCTGGACAGCCCAGGCCCGGTGCTGTTCCGCCAGCGGCGGGTTGGGCGTGGCGGCCGGCCGTTCTTCGTCCTGAAATTCCGCACCATGGTCGCGGATGCTGAGGCCAAGGGACCCAGGATCACCGTGGGGGGGGACCCGCGGATCACCAGCAGCGGGCGCCTTCTGCGCCAGTCCAAGCTGGACGAGCTGCCGCAGCTCTTCAATGTGCTCAAGGGGGAGATGAGCCTGGTGGGCCCCCGGCCCGAGGTGCCGGAGTATGTGGCCCTCTACCCGCCGGAGGTCAGGGACGAGGTGCTGAGCATCCCGCCTGGCATCACCGACTTCGCCTCCATCGAGTTCCGGGACGAGAATACCCTCCTTGCCCAGGCGGCCGATCCGCACCGCGCCTACGTGGAGACCATCCTGCCCATCAAGCTCGGCCATTACCGCCGCTACGTTCGGGAGCGTTCCCTGACCCTGGACCTGCTCCTCCTTGGGCGGACCATCAAGGCCATCATCCCCCGCCTCTGA